The sequence AATGCGTCGTCGGTGAAGAGCGCCCGCAGCATCGCCATCGGCGCCGGGAACGCCGCGACCATCCGGTCCCGGGTCGCCCCTGGGATCGGCTCGGTGGAGGAGGCGTACCGGAACCACAGCCGGGTGGCGATGAACTCGGCACAGGCCGGCTGCCGGAGCAGCAGGTCGACCAGGCCGCGGGCGGTGAACCGATCCCGTACGCCGAGGATCACCTTGCTCCCGGCGTCGTGCGCGTCCCGGTCGAGGACGGTGCGTTCCGCCCGCAGGTCGAGCCGCCAACCGGTCAACGCCCGCCCGGCCGCCTTGACGTCGGCCTCGGTGTACCGCCCGATGCCGAGCAGGAACAGCTCGCAGAGCTCCCGGGCGAGGTTCTCGTTGGGCGCCTCCCGGGTGTTGAGCTGCCCGTCGAGCCAATGCACAAGGGCCGGGTCGACCACCATTCGACGGGCCATCTCGGCGAAGTTCGGGGCATGGCGGAGGGTCTGGTGCTGGGTCAGCATCAGCTGTGGACTCTTGACCTTGCGAATGGACGTCGCCCAGTGGCCGTGCCAGAAGAAGAGGAGCTTCTCCACCGCCTGGTGGTTGGCCACGGTCAGCCGGTCCAGCCACCAGCGCGTCAGCTGCTCGGTCTGTTCCTCCCGGACCTTGTCCGCTGCGGCTCGTCGGGCGGGAGTCGGATTCGGGGTGACCGCGTACGGATCGGGGCCGAGCTGCGGCGCCGGTGCGCTGGTGGCGCCGATGTCGGGCCCCCGCGGCGCGGTCAACGCCATGACCGTGGCGGCGTAGCCGACCTTGGCCGCCGCGGCCAGCTCCGCGGCCGTCGGTCCGAAGCCGGCGCGGCGGAGCAACAACGCGACGTCCTCGGTCATGCGACAACCATAGGCGACCGAGATTCGGGTCCGGTAGCATCACCGGCCGTCGGACCACAGGCCGCTACGGGGATGGGTGAATCGCATCATGTCGGAGCAAGCTCTCCCTGTGTCCGGCGCTGCCGCGCCCATTCCACAACAACCATCCACATCGCGCCCGGTCCCGGCCTCGTCCCCGGCGTCGCTGGCCGGCCGCTCGGTGGCACTCGTGCACGAGTGGTTCGGCGCGACCGGCGGGTCGGAGCAGGTCTTCCGGCAGATCGGTGACCTTGTCCCGCATGGTGAGCGATTCGTGCTGTGGAAGGACCGCGACGCCACCGAGCCCGGGCTACGGGAGTCGTGGCTGGCCCGGACGCCGCTGAGGCACAGCAAGGCCGCCGCACTGCCGCTGATGCCACTGGTCTGGCGGACCCTCAGCCGACAGCGCTTCGACGTGGTGATCTCCTCGAGCCATGCCTTCGCGCACACCGTCAAACTCGGGCCTCCGGAGACAACCACCCACCTCAGCTACGTGCACGCACCGGCCCGGTACATCTGGAGCCCCGCCTTCGACGGCAGGGGATCCAACCCCCTGCTCAGCGTGCCCCGGCGGGTCTTGCAGGGTGTTGACGTCCGTCTCGCCGACCACGTGCGGGGCTACGCGGCCAACTCGCGGGAAGTGCAGGCGCGGATCCGGCAGTACTGGCGGCGCGACGCAGTCGTCATCAACCCGCCGGTGGACGTCGACTGGTTCGCCGCCGCCCCGGCCGCCGACCGCGCCCAGGCCCGTCACTACCTGCTCGGGGTGGGTCGCTGGATCCCGTACAAGAACTTCGACCTCATCGTGGCGATCGCGGAGGCGGCCGGGTTGCCCGTCGTGCTGGCGGGATCCGGCCCCCAGGAGCCGCAGCTGCGCCGGCTCGCCGAACGGGCGTCCGTACCGGTCACCTTCGAGGTTCGGCCCGACCGGGAGCGGCTGCGGCAGCTCTACTGGGGTGCCCGCGCGCTGCTCTTCCCCGTCCACGAGGACTTCGGCATCATCCCGGTCGAGGCGCAGGCCTGCGGTACGCCGGTGGTCGGCCTCCGCCGCGGCGGGCTCCTGGAGACAGTGGTCAACGGCGAGACCGGATTCCTAGTGGACTCGATGGAGCCGGCGGACCACGCATCGCACATCCGGCGGCTCGGCGAACTGTCGGCGAGCCGGATCGCCGCGCACGCCACCACATTCTCCCCGGCCCGCTTCGCTGCGGAGATGACGGCTTGGATCGACGATGAGTGCCGCTGACCAGGCCGGTGGCGCGGAGCCAATGCACGTGCTGCACGTCAGCCACACCGGGCACCGGGGGGGCGCCGAGCTGGCCCTGGCCCGACTCCTCGCCACCGAGCGTTCCTGGACGGCGACGCTCTGCTGCCCACCGGGCGGGGACGCGTTCGACGGACTGGCCACGCAAGGGGTGACGGTCGACCAGCGGCTGCCGCGACTTCCGGTCGGTGGGACCCGCAGCCGCAGCCCGATGCTCGCGGCGCGGTACATCGCGGCGCTCCGAGCCGCCGCCAGCACCCTTCGGTGCAGCCCGTGGTTCGGTAGGGCAGACCTGATCCATGCCAACACGGCCGCCGCCGGGATCATCTGCGCCCTGGCCAACCGGGGACGACAGGTCCCCCTGGTGGTCCACCTCCGGGACCTGGTAACGCCGGAGAGCATGGGTCGATTCGGATACACCGCCTTCACCCGGCTGGCGCTTCCGCACGTCGACGGAGTGATCGCCAACTCGCAGGCCACCCTCGCCTCGGCTGCCGACCGACTGCCCGCCGGCGTACGCCGGGTGGTCCTCCAGAGCCCCAGCGGCCTGCGCCACCGGGTCACCGAGCCGCAGGTCCGGTCCCAGGTCCGGGCGATCGGCATGGTCGGTCGCCTGCAACGGTGGAAGGGCCAGCACGTCTTCCTGCGCGCCTTCGCCGACGTCTTCCGCGGCACCGACTGCCGGGCATACCTGGCCGGAGCGCCGTTGTTCGAGGAGACGGCGTACGAGCAGGAGCTGCGTCTGCTCGCCGTCGACCTGGGCATCGCGGATCAGGTCAGCTTCCTCGGACATGTTGACGACGTGCCCAGCTTCATCGATTCGGTCGACGTCCTGGTACATGCGTCCGTGCGGCCGGAGCCGCTCGGCCAGACCGTGCTCCAGGCCCTAGCCCACGCGAAGCCGCTCATCGCGACCGAGGGTGGCGGACCGAGCGAGTGGATTCGCAGCGGAGTCAACGGCCTGCTCGTGCCGCCCGACCGGCCGGAGGAGCTCGCCGCAGCGCTGCGTAAACTCGCCGGCTCCCGTGAACTGCGGGTGGAGCTGGCCACCGGTGCTGCCGCCACTCCGGGTATTCTCTCCGACGCCGCCTGCGCGATGGCCCATGCCGCCTTCTTCGAGGCATTCGCTCCGGCAGCTGGCTCGATACAGAGGGAAGGGCGGTAAGGATGGCGGCTCCTGGTGATTCGCTGCGGGTCGCGTACGTCCTTCTGCGGGATCCGAGCTACAGCGAGACCTTCATCACCTCTGAGATCGAAGCGGTCCGG comes from Micromonospora viridifaciens and encodes:
- a CDS encoding DUF1800 domain-containing protein, whose product is MTEDVALLLRRAGFGPTAAELAAAAKVGYAATVMALTAPRGPDIGATSAPAPQLGPDPYAVTPNPTPARRAAADKVREEQTEQLTRWWLDRLTVANHQAVEKLLFFWHGHWATSIRKVKSPQLMLTQHQTLRHAPNFAEMARRMVVDPALVHWLDGQLNTREAPNENLARELCELFLLGIGRYTEADVKAAGRALTGWRLDLRAERTVLDRDAHDAGSKVILGVRDRFTARGLVDLLLRQPACAEFIATRLWFRYASSTEPIPGATRDRMVAAFPAPMAMLRALFTDDAFRATHGTMVKQPVEWMVGAMRQLGLRPADFPREMFIQLCDGLGGLGQRPFAPPSVGGWPAGAAWLTSAAARLKLSLAGKLASQLELGRLTPEDVAAMLCVDRWTNRTYAVLRKVDNPRMLLTMGLVSPEYAVT
- a CDS encoding glycosyltransferase, whose product is MHEWFGATGGSEQVFRQIGDLVPHGERFVLWKDRDATEPGLRESWLARTPLRHSKAAALPLMPLVWRTLSRQRFDVVISSSHAFAHTVKLGPPETTTHLSYVHAPARYIWSPAFDGRGSNPLLSVPRRVLQGVDVRLADHVRGYAANSREVQARIRQYWRRDAVVINPPVDVDWFAAAPAADRAQARHYLLGVGRWIPYKNFDLIVAIAEAAGLPVVLAGSGPQEPQLRRLAERASVPVTFEVRPDRERLRQLYWGARALLFPVHEDFGIIPVEAQACGTPVVGLRRGGLLETVVNGETGFLVDSMEPADHASHIRRLGELSASRIAAHATTFSPARFAAEMTAWIDDECR
- a CDS encoding glycosyltransferase family 4 protein — encoded protein: MSAADQAGGAEPMHVLHVSHTGHRGGAELALARLLATERSWTATLCCPPGGDAFDGLATQGVTVDQRLPRLPVGGTRSRSPMLAARYIAALRAAASTLRCSPWFGRADLIHANTAAAGIICALANRGRQVPLVVHLRDLVTPESMGRFGYTAFTRLALPHVDGVIANSQATLASAADRLPAGVRRVVLQSPSGLRHRVTEPQVRSQVRAIGMVGRLQRWKGQHVFLRAFADVFRGTDCRAYLAGAPLFEETAYEQELRLLAVDLGIADQVSFLGHVDDVPSFIDSVDVLVHASVRPEPLGQTVLQALAHAKPLIATEGGGPSEWIRSGVNGLLVPPDRPEELAAALRKLAGSRELRVELATGAAATPGILSDAACAMAHAAFFEAFAPAAGSIQREGR